In Bacteroidota bacterium, one DNA window encodes the following:
- the folP gene encoding dihydropteroate synthase, whose protein sequence is MQTTRFNELLSEPRPLVMGVLNVTPDSFSDGGLFLAAEVAARRAQEMLAEGADIIDIGGQSTRPRGSAYGSGAPPVTLDEELRRVLPVVDYILSDFPDTIISIDTVKAEVARRALDTGATIINDVSGATEDGAMLSVAASLDAPIILMHGYGPEFQKSTIEEYRYNDVVGQVGAWLERRVEQAHIAGVRTILADVGIGFAKTHEDNLALIRHHAEFDCLGVPMVLGVSRKSTIGRILGGIPPQERVSGSVAAALYGVAHGAKIIRTHDVRQTREALQVWEAISE, encoded by the coding sequence ATGCAAACCACCCGATTCAACGAACTCCTGAGCGAACCGCGGCCGCTCGTGATGGGCGTGCTGAACGTTACCCCCGACTCATTTAGCGACGGCGGGTTATTCCTTGCCGCTGAAGTGGCAGCTCGGCGCGCGCAGGAGATGCTCGCCGAAGGCGCCGATATCATCGACATCGGCGGCCAATCGACCCGCCCTCGGGGGAGTGCATACGGCTCCGGTGCACCCCCTGTGACGCTCGATGAAGAATTGCGACGCGTGCTGCCGGTGGTTGATTATATCCTCTCCGATTTCCCCGACACGATCATCTCTATCGATACTGTTAAAGCAGAAGTCGCACGACGGGCGCTCGATACCGGTGCAACGATCATTAACGATGTCAGCGGTGCGACGGAAGACGGCGCAATGTTATCGGTCGCAGCATCGCTCGATGCGCCGATTATCCTCATGCATGGGTACGGTCCGGAGTTTCAGAAGTCTACGATCGAAGAATATCGCTACAACGATGTTGTCGGCCAGGTCGGTGCATGGCTTGAGCGTCGGGTCGAACAAGCGCACATTGCAGGTGTACGAACTATCCTCGCTGATGTGGGGATCGGGTTTGCGAAGACGCACGAGGATAATCTTGCTCTCATTCGGCACCATGCCGAGTTCGATTGTTTGGGTGTACCGATGGTACTCGGCGTATCGCGCAAATCGACGATCGGTCGGATCCTTGGCGGCATTCCTCCGCAGGAGCGCGTCAGCGGTAGTGTTGCGGCTGCGCTCTATGGCGTCGCGCACGGAGCGAAGATCATCCGCACGCACGATGTGCGGCAGACTCGCGAAGCCTTGCAGGTGTGGGAAGCGATTAGTGAGTAA